Genomic segment of Sulfitobacter sp. OXR-159:
TTTGAGATTTCTTCAAGCATCGCGGTGGCCGAGCAGATCTGACCGGGGGTGCAATAGCCGCACTGAAACCCGTCTTCGCTGACAAAAGCCTCTTGCAGCGGGCTGAGGTTGCCGGGCTGGCCGATGCCTTCGATCGTGGTGACCTCATCACCGTCATGCATACAGGCCAGCGTCAGGCAGGCGTTGATCCGGCGTCCGTTCACCATCACCGTGCAGGCGCCGCATTGCCCGTGATCGCAGCCTTTTTTGCTGCCGGTCAGTCCAAGGTGGTGGCGCAGGGCATCCAAAAGCGTTGTGCGGGGATCAAGATCCAGCCGCTGCTCGGTGCCATTAATGGTCAATTTCGTTTCCACGGCAAATTCCTTTGGCTAAATGGAGGCGGAGGGCAAAACCCTCCAGCTATCGGCTGCTTCGGGACGTAGGGCGGCGAAGTTGGGCGGCAAGCGGTTGAGGACGGTGGAAGCGGAAGCCTCGGTCCGCGCGGCTTGTGAATATATAATGATGAATCCAAGTGGGTAATCTGCCGATAGGGCACTTTCCATTTTAGATCGCATCATTGGATGCTTCCTTTATGCAGATCAGGAGGATGTGATGAGAAGACCCTACCGAAAACTGAACTTGGACGAACGCAAAATCTTAGTGACGATGCTTCAGGCGAAAGCCACAAAGACCAAGATCGCTGAAACGCTTGGTCGAGACCGCTCAACGATCATCCGTTGGTCGCCAGAGCAGATCGCCGGACGGCTGAAGATCGAACCGCGCGCGACGTACCGGATTTGCCATGGGACGATCCATCAGAGCGTCAGAGGAAGAGGAAACCGCGCTACGCCCGCAACACGTCGTCTCATCCTGGTGCGCTTTCGTTCGAGTTTGTGACCCTCCAGTGTCGTGCAATCGCATATCCGATGAAAGAATAGGCGCATGGCCATAAAACCGGTCATCCAGCCAATCTGCCCATGGAAATCGCACTCCATATCGCTCGATTGATTGCTGCAGTGCAGTATCGTGGGGCATCACGAAAACGAGCATCTCCCAACCCTTCGCAGTTTGTCCCTCGCGCGGTGGCACAGCGCCAAACTGGAACATACGAGTGAATTGACATGGATTTATCAGCGCAAATGCTGATCTTCGCCACCGTGGTCGAGCGAGGGAGCATTTCCGCGGCGGCGCGGTCCATGGGTCAAACCCCATCCGCAGTCAGCAAGCAGATCAGTCTTTTGGAGGATCACGCGCACTTTCGTCTGCTCAACCGCACGCGGACTGGCGTTTTGCCGACCCCGGAAGGTCAGGAATTCTATCTCAAATGTCAGGCCATGGCAGAGAAGTTCAAGGACGCTGAAGCGCATATATCTAACCTTGATGATGTGCCACGCGGCAAATTGCGGATCGCCTCGACGGTGGCTTTTGGCAAATCACAGTTGATCCC
This window contains:
- a CDS encoding 2Fe-2S iron-sulfur cluster-binding protein, which codes for METKLTINGTEQRLDLDPRTTLLDALRHHLGLTGSKKGCDHGQCGACTVMVNGRRINACLTLACMHDGDEVTTIEGIGQPGNLSPLQEAFVSEDGFQCGYCTPGQICSATAMLEEISNGWPSHVTDDLSGKADLTAEEISERMSGNLCRCSAYPNIVEAIRKAAGENA
- a CDS encoding helix-turn-helix domain-containing protein, encoding MRRPYRKLNLDERKILVTMLQAKATKTKIAETLGRDRSTIIRWSPEQIAGRLKIEPRATYRICHGTIHQSVRGRGNRATPATRRLILVRFRSSL